One window from the genome of Calliopsis andreniformis isolate RMS-2024a chromosome 12, iyCalAndr_principal, whole genome shotgun sequence encodes:
- the LOC143185461 gene encoding prolyl 3-hydroxylase 1 isoform X2, protein MLRLVVFFLLCGATAGNNDTLSNVIPSNEQVYLPEHKKESGVTENKTLHEIFEDAVQAYLEEDWDRCIEGFNAVTHGYKVYKRMITNCREKCRIRAAGSAPLFPENIEDLHFYEKKVRETLCLLMCNQEYREIAGSRALKALPRSTEKKLVDRRSYEYLHLCYFQKNRYQDAANALFTFLVRHPDHDASMETLKHYLTLPGVETENVVNLESLPHISIYFKAVSAYEDENYAEAVGLFETSLRSYLQSEDECRFYCEGPFDQGWHPEFTSSIANHFTYCLKCKRSCSQLLNSVNGDYRRDMLRSHYNYLQFSYYKLGNLKAACAAVESFLLFDPVDKTMLQNKKYYSAQPMVKEEYFFPRQEALVYVKRQEYELRLLKYISEEFSVIDTQLAKKKDQKKKKKKTEEKKEKELGKEFSSKILHPPPGHSLFTHAQLFNNISVTRDERSKMQNVERPRVKSDIYLVAAEEKLDGKNRFVADGFLNATECRLLMELASMCAVEGDGYNEYKSPHSKYERFEGITVGRAALMAYFGQIELERLQQLLEKTDEARKYVERYFGLDHQLYFTYTHLVCRTALPGNFHLMHQRASGSFCS, encoded by the exons ATGCTGAGGCTCGTCGTGTTCTTCCTTCTCTGTGGCGCGACCGCCGGTAACAACGATACTCTAAGCAACGTAATCCCCAGCAACGAGCAGGTGTACTTACCAGAACACAAGAAAGAGAGCGGAGTCACAGAGAATAAGACCCTTCACGAGATCTTTGAAGATGCTGTTCAGGCTTACCTCGAGGAGGACTGGGACCGCTGCATCGAGGGTTTCAACGCGGTTACGCATGG ATACAAGGTCTACAAGCGCATGATAACAAACTGCAGAGAAAAGTGTAGAATAAGGGCTGCAGGTTCAGCTCCGCTGTTTCCTGAGAACATCGAGGATCTACACTTCTACGAGAAGAAAGTTAGGGAAACGCTATGTCTCCTGATGTGCAATCAGGAGTACCGCGAAATCGCTGGTTCGAGGGCCTTAAAGGCACTGCCACGGTCCACCGAGAAGAAACTGGTCGATCGTCGTTCGTACGAGTATCTGCATCTTTGTTATTTCCAG AAAAATCGCTATCAAGACGCCGCGAATGCGTTGTTCACGTTTCTAGTCCGACATCCGGATCATGATGCCAGCATGGAGACTTTGAAACACTATCTGACGTTGCCTGGCGTAGAAACAGAGAATGTTGTAAATCTAGAATCACTGCCTCATATCAGCATCTACTTCAAGGCAGTGTCGGCTTACGAGGACGAAAACTACGCAGAGGCAGTTGGTCTCTTCGAGACCTCCCTCAGATCTTACTTGCAGTCGGAAGACGAGTGCAGATTCTACTGCGAAGGCCCCTTTGATCAGGGCTGGCACCCTGAATTCACGTCTTCCATCGCCA ACCATTTCACCTACTGTTTGAAATGCAAACGATCCTGCTCCCAATTGTTAAACAGCGTAAACGGCGATTACAGGAGGGACATGCTTAGAAGTCACTACAACTACCTGCAATTCTCCTATTACAAGC TGGGAAACTTAAAGGCAGCCTGCGCCGCTGTGGAGAGCTTCTTGCTGTTCGATCCTGTCGACAAAACGATGCTGCAGAATAAGAAGTATTATAGTGCTCAGCCAATGGTGAAGGAGGAATACTTTTTCCCGAGACAG GAAGCTTTGGTTTACGTGAAGAGACAGGAGTACGAGCTGCGTCTCTTGAAGTATATTTCAGAGGAGTTCTCGGTGATTGACACACAGTTGGCAAAAAAGAAGGAccagaaaaagaagaagaagaagacagaGGAGAAGAAGGAAAAGGAACTTGGAAAG GAATTTTCGTCTAAGATTCTCCATCCTCCTCCAGGTCATTCTCTGTTTACTCATGCGCAATTATTCAATAATATTTCCGTGACACGGGATGAGAgaagtaaaatgcaaaatgtagAACGACCAAGGGTCAAGAGCGATATCTATCTCGTAGCGGCAGAAGAAAAACTTGATGGAAAAAATCGTTTCGTGGCTGACGGCTTTCTCAATGCAACAGAGTGTCGACTACTGATGGAGCTTGCTTCG ATGTGTGCAGTGGAAGGAGATGGGTATAACGAGTACAAAAGTCCACACTCTAAATACGAGCGATTTGAAGGGATCACTGTGGGACGAGCTGCCTTG ATGGCTTATTTTGGTCAAATAGAGCTGGAAAGGTTGCAGCAGCTACTAGAGAAGACTGACGAAGCTCGCAAGTACGTGGAAAGGTATTTCGGACTAGATCACCAACTGTATTTCACCTACACCCATTTGGTCTGCCGAACAGCTCTACCTGGTAATTTTCACCTGATGCATCAACGTGCTTCTGGTTCGTTTTGCAGCTGA
- the LOC143185461 gene encoding prolyl 3-hydroxylase 2 isoform X1: MLRLVVFFLLCGATAGNNDTLSNVIPSNEQVYLPEHKKESGVTENKTLHEIFEDAVQAYLEEDWDRCIEGFNAVTHGYKVYKRMITNCREKCRIRAAGSAPLFPENIEDLHFYEKKVRETLCLLMCNQEYREIAGSRALKALPRSTEKKLVDRRSYEYLHLCYFQKNRYQDAANALFTFLVRHPDHDASMETLKHYLTLPGVETENVVNLESLPHISIYFKAVSAYEDENYAEAVGLFETSLRSYLQSEDECRFYCEGPFDQGWHPEFTSSIANHFTYCLKCKRSCSQLLNSVNGDYRRDMLRSHYNYLQFSYYKLGNLKAACAAVESFLLFDPVDKTMLQNKKYYSAQPMVKEEYFFPRQEALVYVKRQEYELRLLKYISEEFSVIDTQLAKKKDQKKKKKKTEEKKEKELGKEFSSKILHPPPGHSLFTHAQLFNNISVTRDERSKMQNVERPRVKSDIYLVAAEEKLDGKNRFVADGFLNATECRLLMELASMCAVEGDGYNEYKSPHSKYERFEGITVGRAALMAYFGQIELERLQQLLEKTDEARKYVERYFGLDHQLYFTYTHLVCRTALPDSPDDRDDLSHQIHADNCILVDEHACLRESPAYIWRDYSAILYLNSDFEGGEFFFTKERTKRELDTKVSPRCGRMVAFSAGGENLHGVRGVLKGRRCALGLWFTQDDKYTEYERILAEAILKRVQSVGSVEEQNVQVPLRYEDMLFQYANSDDILREFLRNSS, encoded by the exons ATGCTGAGGCTCGTCGTGTTCTTCCTTCTCTGTGGCGCGACCGCCGGTAACAACGATACTCTAAGCAACGTAATCCCCAGCAACGAGCAGGTGTACTTACCAGAACACAAGAAAGAGAGCGGAGTCACAGAGAATAAGACCCTTCACGAGATCTTTGAAGATGCTGTTCAGGCTTACCTCGAGGAGGACTGGGACCGCTGCATCGAGGGTTTCAACGCGGTTACGCATGG ATACAAGGTCTACAAGCGCATGATAACAAACTGCAGAGAAAAGTGTAGAATAAGGGCTGCAGGTTCAGCTCCGCTGTTTCCTGAGAACATCGAGGATCTACACTTCTACGAGAAGAAAGTTAGGGAAACGCTATGTCTCCTGATGTGCAATCAGGAGTACCGCGAAATCGCTGGTTCGAGGGCCTTAAAGGCACTGCCACGGTCCACCGAGAAGAAACTGGTCGATCGTCGTTCGTACGAGTATCTGCATCTTTGTTATTTCCAG AAAAATCGCTATCAAGACGCCGCGAATGCGTTGTTCACGTTTCTAGTCCGACATCCGGATCATGATGCCAGCATGGAGACTTTGAAACACTATCTGACGTTGCCTGGCGTAGAAACAGAGAATGTTGTAAATCTAGAATCACTGCCTCATATCAGCATCTACTTCAAGGCAGTGTCGGCTTACGAGGACGAAAACTACGCAGAGGCAGTTGGTCTCTTCGAGACCTCCCTCAGATCTTACTTGCAGTCGGAAGACGAGTGCAGATTCTACTGCGAAGGCCCCTTTGATCAGGGCTGGCACCCTGAATTCACGTCTTCCATCGCCA ACCATTTCACCTACTGTTTGAAATGCAAACGATCCTGCTCCCAATTGTTAAACAGCGTAAACGGCGATTACAGGAGGGACATGCTTAGAAGTCACTACAACTACCTGCAATTCTCCTATTACAAGC TGGGAAACTTAAAGGCAGCCTGCGCCGCTGTGGAGAGCTTCTTGCTGTTCGATCCTGTCGACAAAACGATGCTGCAGAATAAGAAGTATTATAGTGCTCAGCCAATGGTGAAGGAGGAATACTTTTTCCCGAGACAG GAAGCTTTGGTTTACGTGAAGAGACAGGAGTACGAGCTGCGTCTCTTGAAGTATATTTCAGAGGAGTTCTCGGTGATTGACACACAGTTGGCAAAAAAGAAGGAccagaaaaagaagaagaagaagacagaGGAGAAGAAGGAAAAGGAACTTGGAAAG GAATTTTCGTCTAAGATTCTCCATCCTCCTCCAGGTCATTCTCTGTTTACTCATGCGCAATTATTCAATAATATTTCCGTGACACGGGATGAGAgaagtaaaatgcaaaatgtagAACGACCAAGGGTCAAGAGCGATATCTATCTCGTAGCGGCAGAAGAAAAACTTGATGGAAAAAATCGTTTCGTGGCTGACGGCTTTCTCAATGCAACAGAGTGTCGACTACTGATGGAGCTTGCTTCG ATGTGTGCAGTGGAAGGAGATGGGTATAACGAGTACAAAAGTCCACACTCTAAATACGAGCGATTTGAAGGGATCACTGTGGGACGAGCTGCCTTG ATGGCTTATTTTGGTCAAATAGAGCTGGAAAGGTTGCAGCAGCTACTAGAGAAGACTGACGAAGCTCGCAAGTACGTGGAAAGGTATTTCGGACTAGATCACCAACTGTATTTCACCTACACCCATTTGGTCTGCCGAACAGCTCTACCTG ATTCACCAGATGACAGAGATGATCTCAGTCACCAGATCCACGCAGATAATTGTATATTGGTGGATGAACATGCCTGTCTTCGGGAGAGCCCAGCCTATATTTGGAGAGACTACTCCGCAATTCTTTACCTGAATAGTGATTTCGAAGGTGGCGAATTTTTCTTCACCAAGGAGCGTACCAAACGTGAACTGGATACCAAGGTTTCTCCACGTTGTGGACGAATGGTTGCTTTCTCCGCTGGCGGAGAGAATCTTCATGGCGTTCGTGGTGTCCTCAAAGGCAGGAGGTGTGCTTTAGGTCTGTGGTTCACTCAAGATGACAAATACACAGAGTACGAGAGGATTTTGGCTGAGGCAATTTTAAAAAGAGTGCAATCGGTTGGGTCAGTTGAAGAACAGAATGTCCAGGTGCCCTTGAG GTACGAAGACATGCTTTTTCAGTATGCTAATAGCGATGATATATTAAGAGAGTTTCTGAGAAATTCTTCATAA